Part of the Temnothorax longispinosus isolate EJ_2023e chromosome 5, Tlon_JGU_v1, whole genome shotgun sequence genome is shown below.
CATACTATCGCGACCCGCAGAGAGTCGCATCGTATTGTTGGGGACTCATATGCCACATGACTAATTATACATTACTACACTTCTTCGAATACTTACTGGAAGCATTGAAAATCTAGCGCCATGCGACTGCTTCTTGGTTTCTGAAGAGAGTTTGATATCTCTTGCATTTATACTGTACAATATTACAATGATTTCTCAGATGGTGATTCACGTAATGTCCCTTAGATGTAACactgtaaaatattgaaacaagttaattttcattattaaggAGAGTATTAAGAGGGGTATTCTTCAAATGctgaaatttttcacattaatcGCACAGCATTTTGCCGTGTAGAATTCTTTGAAGAGCTGGACACAAAATGTAGTCTGATTGCTCCGATTTTAAAGTTACATCGTTGTAAGGGTTGGTACCAGaattgagtaaaaaaaaaatttttttgttaatgatCCCCTAACTcgcacaataatattttactgtaaACGAACACGTTTTATTCACAACACACAAACAAATAATCTTCTGCCAAGGAAAGcactttacttattttattttacttatttcaagtaagttttcttacacccacgaatattttcttactaatagttttaaaatatcttgtcACAACTCaagaatattgttttgagtAAATGTAATAAGAGTCACGATGCGGTCGTGAGGCAAGAATGATGTCTTCGGTTCTAGAAAGAAATCTCTCCGGAAAAATCCTCCCCGGAAATGAGCTCCCAGGAAAATCTCCCCggaaaaaattgttcaatcacaattgaatttgaaaagaataattgactgtgattggtcaatttttagggcttagggcttaaaacacctatgcACCACTTTGCACCACTCAACACTCAAGATTTCTAGTAATTTACTAGATCGCTTGATTATCGTCAACGATGTCCCTTTCCACTTCCGAACCGTTCGGCATTCTTTCCTTCGACGTTGACCCTTCGGCGTTGTTATTCTCCTCGGATTCCCTACTCGTGGCGGTGGTCGTCGCGACGCTGAACAGCGAGTTCCTGTTGCAAATCTTGATGACCAAACTTCTATCGGACGAAGCAACAGCGTTAAATGAAACCGAGGCCTGAGATTCAGTGGTGTTCGTCGTGACAGGTTTCTCCACTTCTTGCCTTACGACTGCAATAGGCCCATCTACAATaagtgttttaagccctaagccctaaaaattgaccaatcacagtcaattattctcttcaaattcaattgtgattgaacaattttttccGGGGAGATTTTCCTGGGAGCTCATTTCCGGGGAGGATTTTTCCGGAGAGATTTCTTTCTAGAACCGAAGACATCATTCTTGCCTCACGACCGCATCGTGACTCTTATTACATTTactcaaaacaatattcttGAGTTGTgacaagatattttaaaactattagtaagaaaatattcgtgggtgtaagaaaacttacttgaaataagtaaaataaaataagtaaagtgCTTTCCTTGGCAGAAGATTATTTGTTTGTGTGTTGTGAATAAAACGTGTTCGTttacagtaaaatattattgtgcgAGTTAGGGGatcattaacaaaaaaattttttttttactcaattCTGGTACCAACCCTTACAACGATGTAACTTTAAAATCGGAGCAATCAGACTACATTTTATGTGCGGCTCTTCAAAGAATTCTACACGGCAAAATGCTGTGCgattaatgtgaaaaatttcatcatTTGAAGAATACCCCCCTTAATACTCTccttaataatgaaaattaacttgtttcaatattttacagtGTTACATCTAAGGGACATTACATGAATCACCATCTGAGAAATCATTGTAATATTGTACAGTATAATGCAAGAGATATCAAACTCTCTTCAGAAACCAAGAAGCAGTTACATGGCACTAGATTTTCAATGTTTCCAGTAAGTATTCGAAGAAGTGTAGTAATGTATAATTGGTCATGTGGCATATGAGTCCCCAACAATACGATGCGACTCTCTGCGGGTCGCGATAGTATGACTCCACATGTACATACCCGTTTATAGCTCATGTCGTCGAGATGATAATCCGACGAGATCGTCGGTAAGAGCGTCGATCGGGGGAAAAAAATtctggtataatattttatttaaggaagaaattaattatgctCATCTGATAACTCCTAAAAGAATTTGGATTCGTTATCGTATACATTATAGATACGTAAAACATTATTAGAACCACTATTATACTTTACCACTACTTCATTATTATACATCTTAATACTGTGtctatttcagaaattaaaacGAGATCAAAATTGTTCTTTGTTGGATCCGTCTTTGTGCATTTCGATTCTTTGAAGGTGTATCATTGCTGCAGCACTGCATCTAAAGGAATGCTCGAAGAATCGTTTGCTACATCGGAAGGAAGGCTACAATTCTGTCCCGTAAGATAtcacaaatattatacagTATCTGTTCGTTATTTAACGTTTTGAtccgaaatttcaatttaatgtaTCAATTACCGGCAGTaagttttcaatatatattttaagcatAATTTCAGCGTCAATGCCTGCGATCGGAGAGTACATAAatctttcttataatttgaaacatctaagtttcaagtccgactgtgatcggcgcgcagtttaataagttggaatatatatatgtatagatatgtattatagataatacatatacacggaaattaatattgagctGCTAAAGATCTAAAGCTCGGACCAAAAATggtttttattcttattcgaTAAATCTAATACATTAGAGTCATTGacaatttctttcaatttctgTTCAATTATGTTTAATGGAAGCAGCAATGCAAATGGAATAATTTACTGCTAATGAGACGATTGTGTTAAGTCGAATGGTTAAGACGAATGGTTTCGTCGCTTAAATATTCAGCGACAATAATCTTCCAATGGTTTTCCTAGGTTTCGACAAGTTGATGTGGAGCTTTCATGAGGCTGTATATCCAATCAAAGTCTGtatttatgaaatacatcATCCTGGAAGCGTAATTCAAATTTGGGCTCAAGATTCTAATAATAAGTGGTTTAAGTTGTGGCATAAACCGTTTCTTATTGCATAGCAGCTAATGATGCATTTTCAAACTTCAAGATTGAATCCCTGatggtaataataaatagattattaaaatctcgTTACTTCTTAGAAAAGATAAatgttcgtttttttttttaggcgaAATCTTGATCAACTGCAGTGATGTTAATTTTCACGTTCCGCCATATTACGCTCAAGTTCAACACACTGGAGAGTTTACTTTTGTCTGCGACAATGTTTCTGCGACTtgaaaattgcttttattattttattaacttagCGGAATGTCCACATCAGGTGCTGCAATATAACTTGATATTTTCTGGCCTTCTTTCTGAAAGGAGGCAAGGAGAATTCGCGATTGTTAAATTAggcaaacattttttgtttgtctaaatatctaatttaaagaaagaaggCAAAGAATTCTCTCAAATAACGTTTTGGACGTGAATATTTTTGGCAAGTACTTGTTGGCTAGAAATACAACGCAGTTCATTTTTCGCTACAGCTCTTGAACTTCCTACCTGCTTTCTATCGCTGTTTCAGTGTCTGACTCGAACGTTTCAACGTCCGTTAGACAATGATGTCCTTTCACAGACTTTGGAATTTAAAGGAAAAGATTTAGAGGAAGTTTTCTCTATGACAAATGGCAAATGACAAATACGACAGATTTTTCCTTCTTAGAAGATCACGACGTTTCTGCGCATTTCAATATGCAGAATGtctgataataaatataatagccGCAGAGGATAAGCAAAGCGGGTTAAACTGAATTAAAAAAGTCCTGTACCGTTTTGCAATATGACAATAAATAAtgagttatttattatttacacagCGTCTCTCTCAATGCCTCGTGGCGAGCGTAACAACGTAAATGCTAAGTTGCCTCTTCTCGCCGAATCGCGCGAACGTACGCTAATTCGCAGATCttcgttaattaataactcaTTACTTATTGTCATAATCGCATAATGGTACAGGGCACGTATTATgaacttttcggaatggattTCGATCAGAATTATTCCGTTTTCTCTAATAGAAATCTAGGAAATAATTGAACAAATCTAATCGGAATCTATTCCGAAAAGTTCCATAATACGTGttcgcgttaaattatttttatttttaatagatattttccaacactattaaaaataataataatttaacgcgaACACCTCGTTGCGGCTCTGTGCCCTATCGTTATTTACGTTTGATCAACCATGATCTCTCGTTGAACGGAATATAGACTTTTTTATTCAGTCTAATCCTCTCTATCTACCCTATGCAcgtgttacatttttattattagacacCCTGTATAGATGCTGTAAATTAAGTCAGAATCATAATTGGACACGCATGGCACACTTTATTCGTTATATCTTGAGCTTCAAGCTCTGATAAAgcagagaaaaatgtttctcaatttctgttattaataacactgttcaacaaaaaaaagcaCAAGAACGAATCTTGCAGCATTCGATAGTTTTTTTGGACGCAGAAAACGGTTCCGTTTGTCAAATTGCTCTATCACGtcacaattttgagatatttgcggttaaagttgcaaaaatgGGCTATTTTAGACTTCTGTTAAGCTGGACCCCCCACCATCGCAAATCAAGTTCGCTCCCGGTCAAAAATTTAGTGCTATTTAGGTGCTAATTAAGTGCCCTAGTCAGAATTTTAGTGCTCAATCTGTTTAGCAAAAAATCGCGTAAAAAATGGGCTTCAAGGGAGATATAATCGGATGTCAATAGTTTTTTTGTAGGTGGAAATGTGGAGAAGATGCGAAGTGGACAACttcgtttttttatatatatatatatatagaattgtatgattttttttacgtaatatgaTTCTTCTTGTTATTCTGCATATAAAAGTAAAGGtagagttttaaaaaaattaatagtttatgagatattttatacttcATTCTGGAACATTTTGACATGAAATATAAAGCGACAATGTGTCTTCTTTACACCAATTGATTCAACTTATTATTCTGTACATAGAAGTGTTAAGGTACAGTTACCAGAAAATGAAtagtttacgagatattttatatttcatgtcAAAATGTgccaaaataaagtataaaatatttcgttccCTACTTCCGCTGGGtatcattttgtatatttatattgtatataaactgcaatatttttctttaagcaaatattgtcgttaGGTGACAGCTGTATgctgtatgtgcccaaatttttaatttttttcgtttttgataTGAAATCGTGTGTCcagaaatagatttttatgcgtatatactttaattctgtaaaataattccacaagtctgtaaagccaattcaaagatttcttCTAATTAAGAAATGTCGGTATAATTACtgccactataggatccccttaaaagTCACAATATCTTTAAAACATAGGAACAacattttaaatctaaattattcagaaattatCTAATCTACTCATTTTTTTCAGCTATttcttcaataatattattatataatagaaatttggAAAATCTCTCTATTAGGTAAGTTTTATTCCTTCTATCCTCTCcgccaatatatatatatatagtaaaaggCCCAAATTTCATCCCCTAGTCACTTTTTCGTACCTAGAGACCGTATTAAATGATGTAAgaacttataaattttacattacctTTGCTAAATATCCCTTTATCAGGATACCAAGCCAAATCGCCTGTACTGTAcagtgataaaaatatgtatttagttaaaatatagagtaatttttgaaattttatctcaaaacGTTAAACTTACTTTAAACGAAATTAAgctttcattaaatattttttctgtttgGTGATAAAAGTActtgatttataataatattcacttTAGCACAGTAAATTTActtctaatataaaatagcaattttCGATATAACTGCTATTCGagaaattatatgattataatagtgtttaattatagattatgTTTTCATGAGTAAAGTCACAAATTTCATATCTCATTATAGATACTGAAGATATTTGGCTATTTATTTAACCTTCTATTACTGCAATGATTTCGAATATACCGTAATATTACGCTACTGAGAGTAAAATCCCAGAGTGTAAATTTActgtatagaaataaaatttaaatacatgtatGTAATGTGTTATGGATGAATTTAACAATACCGAGAAGTAATTTACAaatgatatgtaaaaatagcCGATttgagttaattttttataaaattcctgtatttttaactaaaacaagagaaaaaaaatgcaaatacatACAAgtaaaaaactataaaaattcagtaaatttttcaaaaagataaataaatttcttctgTAAATTTGCATCGATTTTTATCAGTGTATAATCAATTGTTAGtacctaaaaaaattaatttcaaaagtaCCTACTTTCGGCAAAACCAAAAAAGTGTTCCTAATTTCGTCCTCATATTGAATTCCAAAAAAATAAGGTAATTACGatttgtatttgtaatttttaactttattcatatctattatttactaaaagttattacaaaagtgaacataATTAGTCGATTGTATAGTGAATTAATACAAAactttatacttataaaaaattaaaaacatgaatTTAACAAAActcagaaaaaatattaagttcatacttaaaaaaaaaaaattattaattttattattattttttaagatgagCATTTAGCTTTCCAAGCAAGtatcacaaataaatttcactCGTCCAGGAGACGAACTTAGGAACATAAAGAGGGACGAAATTTTCTCCTCTCTTATATTCCTCGTCCTCTATCTATCTTTGCTCTTTTGAGTATTATCTCTATGATTCAGATTCATTTtcttcgatatatatatatgtccaaataagttttattcaaaataacgaTATTTAGATATCATGCATAGTTATGAAACTTTCAGAAAAATGAACAAGGAACTTCGACACTGCAGTGACAAGCCtcgtaaataaatgtaaaacaaaaattttgaggtAAATTTTTGAGAAGGGCAAGAATAAAGCGACAAAACGCTGAACTGTATGCAACTTAACATTAATATCACCATTCGTGTAAGTTCAACAACTGTCCAAATGCTGAAGTGATTGAGACTCGGATTGAGACGTGTGTTGAGGATGATGCACATCAGTCGTTCTGTCCATGTTCAATTTTTAGTGTAACAAAGATAGAAACGACGCAGTGTGCACTCGAGTAAAGTTTTCGAATACAGTGGCTCGACTACCTGAAAAGTGAATATGTTCCCTCCCCTCTTCTCTAGTCTCCCTGCACATGACGGCTTAAGTACGTAAGGACTGATCATACTTCGTTCTTGCCTTTCTGATCAATTGACCGAATTAGTCATGCCCTTAAAAGAATGAAGGTATATAACCTTTTTTCCGAGAAAGATCTCGTGCGCAAATGcacattttaaagaatttacatTTTCGTAGTTCTAAATCCCACTTAAAGTTTTAGAAATTCTTCAAATCGCGTGTCTTGGAATTCTGGGAAAAAATTCTTGCAATTTTAAACAGATAGATCGACATTCTCcttgtcaaatatattttcctaacacttacactttttttataaaattagatttttacgTTGAAATTCGCAAAACGAGGGGTGTCGCCGGCCTCGCTAGATTCAGACGAGCCATTCTGTTCCTGCAGTTGCGAGACTCTCTCGCACAGCTCGTATATTATTCGTGACTTGTCATCCTCATTCAGTCTCTTAGAAACCGCTTTTCCCTCAGATAAGCCGTCCGCATCGTTAGCCTCCACCGATTGTCTGTCCTgtaattttgctttttctaAGAATCGACCTTTGGTTTTGTCCACTTCGTAAGACTCCTCCTCGAGCCTGTTCGTCGTTCCTATTCATCTCGGGGGACGAACCATCGTCCTCCGCGGAAACCTCTGCGCCCGAGGCCTCACTGATCTCCTCCGTTACACTCGGCGCACTCTGGTCACTCCTCTCGTTGTTTTgcgaattaatataataatataatataattaataataaatttaaatattgaagagagagagggagagagaggtagggggaaaaagagaaagaaagcatttattcaatattatataacattattaaaatattggaaaatcattaatacattataatttgcaataatgTTTCTCTTATTTCCACTTTAACATCACAGAGAAATCTCAAGGTGTATgtcaaactttatttattatatattgtatatgtatgacattagaaataacttattttaaaacgttacatggtgttgaatattattgcaataatattgcgttaatgattttttgtttactGGGAATGTTCTTTGGAGTAGTCCAGatcatgatataaatattgtaaataaaagaaattaataaattctaatttttgaaaaatgtctgaagttataatttgcattatcTAATTTCTAgctatattctatattataagattatataccatactatattttatacatatactatacaatactataagagaaatattttgtataatgcatattttattatatattcgaaCATTACAGAACGTTACAGTAATTTTCTCTTGATAATATTTGAGGCAGCTTTCTTCCTATACCAACGCGAGTAAATGAACAACAAGTAAATGGAACATCGATCAGTATTCCTGTTTCGTgtcaaaatgtcaaaataaaaactttttcttcttctctttcaaGTTTTTAAATCTTCTTCTAACTAAAAAATAGAGACGCATACTATTCTACCTACAGCCAGTAATGTCAGAAGTGAAACGCGGTTCCGTCGAAATGGAGATGGAGGGGATACGCACACAAAAAAGAAGCCAGGTTGTATGCAATCAACGTTGCATCTCTTTTGTGTGAGTATCTCCTTCATCTCTCCCGTTTCAAGCTAGGCTGCATCTCATTTCTAGCATCAGTGCCTGCAGCTCGACATTATCGATTTCACACATTTAGATTCAACAGAACATTTGAGGTGATTTCTTCTCTATCGACATcaagtttaaacaaataatcgAAGATTTTTGTattctgtatataataattattaaaataaaagcctTCCCTCCTTTCTCGGGTTTTCaaacaatacatatatctctGCCACAAATAAAAGCTTGCAAGTCCTTTGCCTGTGATGACAATACAGATTTCACACTTTCAGACCTGCTCTACCTACGCCTAAAGCGTCATCCTCTCTGTTACCACACGCATGTAAACAGAACACCGAAACTTTTCAttctattgtaaaataatcatcaaaataaaaaaacctttTCCACTTCTCGCGTGAAGAAATCTCGAACCAAAAAACctcaagtttttctttttctttggatTGAGATCTTCAAATGTCTGTGAGTGTTTTTCGCCAAAAAAGCCAGCTTCCCGTAAAGATCTTTACCAAACAATACTCACCTTTACTCGTAAACAAATATCCATTTTAAAAGCTTCCGATAAGTATTCAATGCTTCTATTACCTGCATTCCACTTGATGCTGCCACCTACGGTACGGTACTTTCCCATGAGACGTGATACCACGGCGTGATAAACTTGCCGCTTGCCGCATCGCGTTGCCGTAGCGACCGAGGCTTGTTTGCATGTCGATGCGAATTCGAATCGCGGTATCGTAATCGTGCTAATAAACATTCGCGGTCGGTCGGTTGGTCAAACGCGCATTATTTTCACACCCCACGTCGGACCTCGGTGTCGGACAATCGAATTACCATCGCAATGAACGACGTCGTGACGAGTTACGAATTTGACGATCTCCGTTCGTCGCTGTCGGGTGAACATCCAAGGGATGAGAGACAGGGGAAAGGGAAACCCGTTCGTACCGTCGAGGAGATCCTGCGGCGAGTGCAACGCGAATTGTGTCTAATCAAGTTATGTTGGCCGGATGTATCGACAATCACGGAGGATCTCTATGCGCGATCACTTCCGGACAGTTATCGTTGCGTCAGCGACAAGGAGCGACTGCTGCTGTGGTACGCGGAGAACTTCCGCCGGCAGATTCATGCGAAATACGCGAATCGCCGACCGTTATTGTTGGCCTGCGAGAACGAATGTCGTGTACAAGTGGGTAAAATTTAATCTCGAAAGAGCAATATCAATTCTTATTTAGTAATACCGGCCTCTTGATGTAAATCAATGTAATAAAAGCAAAGTCTTCGTTTCtatcttaattattacatacatcTTATGTTAAATGAGCCAAATTATTTCCCTTCTTTCTTCAAATTAGTAGGACCCGATAAATCGTGCAATACCGGTTATAGAAGATAAAAAGCAGGGCATATTAATTgagagtttattttataaaagctgTAAAAGTTTTGTAACTATTTTGTGTGTCGAGAATTTTGCAAAGCAACTTGATTCTTTGTATTTGCAATTGACAAATACTACAAGTAAAGATTGTTATAGGAAGAATGTTATAAGACTGGCCAATGGAACACAAAATCAGCTGATTGAAAAGTCAGCTGTTTGTAATATCAGCTGATCGCAACATCAGCTGATCATACGTCCTATACTATTGCATAgttaaaatatgtgaaatcACATGGTATTAGAAAAAGTTGTTTGAAATGCCATTAAAAGTTCCTCTAGACAATTTGTAATTCGTGATAGAATTTAGagtataaatttcatatataatttttatgctgTATAATGCAAGAAACAATTGAGGGGAAATTGAAATACATTTatctatcaaatatatattaagatatgtAGTATGTACATGCATCATTATAGATGACGTATTAGGAAAtagaattttgataatatttaatttagcaTATgactcattaatttttattaaaaataataagaacttACATAGTTTTCTAAGGATTAATGGATCTTAAATATTaagacaaattatttttacatttttatctttattttttgtatttttttttctttttaatttgctcTTAAATTCCGTACAAAGTTATCGttcattttacaaaaatcaaagtgtcagaaataaaatgtctACACAGACCACAATCAAATATCATCATTAAAATACGAGAAATTCATATACTTAAATTGTCCTAATTAAGTTTCGttcaatttcttataatagtccgcaatttcttataataataacgaaaaCTTATACGTGAACGCTGATTACAAAATTCCATGCAATACAAAACTGGAAATTGTTACTGGAGTTGGGCGTACATTCGGAAGATAGACGCAAAACCGAGAGGAGAGATTTCGCGTTAAGTACGCGATTTGTGGGTTGCGCGGTTAAAATTGTGTCAATAATATATCTCGGTAAAGAGTCTTTATGTGCAATAAtcattttgcataaaaagatatatcgaATGATTTAAGATTCGCTTTGCACTTGACTCTCCAG
Proteins encoded:
- the LOC139812813 gene encoding dynein regulatory complex subunit 7; translated protein: HGVINLPLAASRCRSDRGLFACRCEFESRYRNRANKHSRSVGWSNAHYFHTPRRTSVSDNRITIAMNDVVTSYEFDDLRSSLSGEHPRDERQGKGKPVRTVEEILRRVQRELCLIKLCWPDVSTITEDLYARSLPDSYRCVSDKERLLLWYAENFRRQIHAKYANRRPLLLACENECRVQKFVSTNMKRSTLPYPELYTWRGCVKFISDHIEYQPLDEAFTMVSQQTF